The window ACGAACGATGGAGATGTGATGTTGTGAGTTTGGAGACGAAGCTAAGCTTTCTGAAGACAGTGCCTTGTCACACTTGTTAATGGCCTCCGTGTGTTGTATGTGAACGATGTTTGCCGCTGTTTTTGGATCCGGCTGGTAGCATACTTTGTGATGAGAAAGGAGGTCTCGATCCGAGGTATGGAGAATAACGGGGCACAGCTGACGATGTAAACACTGTCGCATGTTATGTGTCAGACTCGAGGCTAATATGGTCTCAACGCGTAGGATACACCTATTGGGTTGCAGGAGGATGAGATAAGAAGACGGATATCTCAGTTTCAAGGCAGGTGGGCCAGAGATGGGAGGTGACACTGCACTGCTCCAAATTCATCCGCTTAGTGTGCAAAGGAGGATAGCCCTCCAGGCAAAATATCCTCGGAAGGAAAACACTTTTTGGTGGTTTTAACAACGTAAAACACGGCGTTATACTAAGTTGCATCCACAGTAACGACGCAGGTTTGGCTGAATCCAGCATTGTTGTTATTTCTGTCCCCTCACTTTGCAGACATGTCCTTCACAATGGAGGATAATTTCGAGTCGGGCTGGGTAGCCGTCCGCCCAAATGCCTTTGAGGATAaggaaaagcacacatttgtttttattgttgcatGGAATGAAGTGGAGGACAAATTTGCCATTACGTGTCACAACAGGACTGTGCAAAGGAGAAGCTTTGGTAGGGACCAACAGGCCGAGGCCACTGGCCAGGATGGAGACCAAACAAAATGGCCTGAAAGTCCCATCAGAGATAAAGTTGCCAGGAGCCCAAGCAAAGGAGTCTGCAGCCCTAAAACCAAGTCCATCATTGCACAAACAATAAGTCCTGTCAAAATCCCTTCTGTCATTAGTGACGCCGAGGTGTTAAAACCTCTCAGAGAGGACCAGCTGTCCCCCTCTCTGGACATCTTGGACCTGGAGGAGCTGGACAGTCTGAACCGGGAGGACTGCAGCTGGGCCGGGCTTTTCTCCTTCCAGGACCTGCGGTCGGTCCACCAGCAGCTGTGCTCGGTGAACTCGGACCTGGAGCCTTGCCTCCCGGTGTTTCCGGAGGAACCAGCCGGGATGTGGACAGTGCTGTTCGGCATGGCAGAAGTACCCGAGACAGAATTGGATGAGCTTTGTTACAGTTTGCAGAGGTACCTGAGCCACTCGCTTGATATCTGTGGATGGAAGATCCTGTCGCAGGTTCTGTTCACGGAAAAAGACGACCCAGATGAGTACTATGAGAGCCTGAGCGAGCTGAGGCAGTCTGGGTACGAAGAGGCGCTCAACCGGGCAACAAAACATCTGCAAGAGGTGAGAGTTTTATGTCCATGACTTCTCAGCTTCAAAACATAGACTGAGCGTACACTGAAACAACTTAAACATTTActgtgttatgtcaacagatttcccacaactgtattaggttagttgaacgCAATAATAACTTGAACCTAATACTACCTAtttctttcaactaacctcatacagttatgtgaaatctgttgacagaATACATCTAATTAAattcaacgtttcagttttttcagtgtggtttTTGTCTGCCACTCACCatcagaggtgggaaaagtactcagattttgtaattAAGTAAAATTGGAAGTAACAGAATTTGTATGAATACTCTGTTTCAAGTAAAATTCATGCAGTCGAAAtgatactcaagtaaaagtacaaaagtattcacATCAAAATGAATacccaaagtaaaagtactcattatgcagattggctaATCTCAtaacattataaataacatgttttggttataattattgatgcattggAGTGTTATTAAAGCTGGAAAGGTAAAGTACTTGttatgctgcagggtagcttgtgaatgttactccaggtgtaactaaagtcttatttaagtgttgtttatatttgatatcattaaacaaaatctgcaaagtaacttacggtataaaataaatgtagtgaagtaaaagtacacgatttacctctgaattgtagtggagtagaagtacaaaatagcaaacatttcaaatactcaagtaaagtccctcaaaattgtcAGAAAGTTGAAAAGACAATCATTAAGGTCTGGAAGAAAAAGAGGTCACAGTATGTAACAAGGCATACCAAGATCTAACCTCCAAAAGCGGTGAAgtgtgacaaaaataaacaggacTTCCTTTTAACAATAGGATGGTGATGAGACAGCTGAGgaattattcattcattacaATGAAAAAAGTAGCTTGAGTTAAAAGATAACTTGTAAGTAAGTCCTGTGTGGAATGTTTTACCATCAGAACAGCTGCTGTATTCTGCTTACACAGCTGAGAGTcaagtgaacacacacatacacaatataacGGAAATAACGAAATACACACATTAGTATGGATAACATGGGTTTAAACCAGCCAGACGTATgtattgatttgaaaaaagataCAATGATAGATTTTGAACATCTGTGCTATTGAATATAAAGTCAACCTGCATTTTAAAGTAGTCTCAACAAGATGttagaatacaaaaacaagatataatacaaacaaacatttccgTGAAACAGCTTTGTATACACCATATAACCAATGAACAGCGCCGATATTTGATCAACTCAGTTCTGCTTTGTGTCGTTGACTTGGCACAGTGGAGACATAAACCAGACACCATACACACTCCAGGTCGGCTCCTTTtacacatcagcagcagctagtGATTGATTAACTGCTCTTAATATAAACAGACATGTTATTGATAGTCACTGGCTCTCACTTTGTGCTGCTAATCAATGGGGTTATATTAATGCAGCTTTGACTCATAGACCTGGGGAGTGCACGTCCTCTGAGAGACGGTGAGAAAGAGCGTTAATGGAAGAGAGCCATTTTAATAACATCACAGTGTTACCCCGGTCCATTACAGTGCATCAAATTCCACTGTTACTTacataatatactgtatatgtgaaaTACATGCAGTACTGACCAAGATGGATCTGATATTAGAGTTGAACAAATTCCATATTCattatgattataattattattaagatgATGAAACATTTGCAGTTCAATGGTCAGATATATAacgttttataattattatctaAATCAGcagttatttgttttaaataattgtgattgaaaaaaatatttactcTGTTTGTCCACATTATTCAAAAATTGGAAgtagtattttacattttatgctgTTAGTATGTTACTATTTCCcgcaaaataaagaaagagtcTGTATTAGTCTAGATCTGTGTTTAATGCTGTGTTTGACTTCTGGCCAAGGCGTTTCCTCTTCCTGCAGTGAGACTGTGAGAAGCACAGCCGATTCACCCACATGTCATTCCACCCAGTCAGTCCCACACCCACTCTCTAAgttctgaacacacacacgcacacgcacacgcacgcacgcacgcacgcacgcacgcacacacacacacacacacacacacacacacacacacacttaatacaCTTAAACCAGACACAGAACATTTTGGCTTACTGCCCTTCCTGACCAAAAAAAGCTCAAACAGCAGGGCTATCAGTTGTACAACGTGTTCACACAACCTGCCCGAACTAATTCACCCTGactgattaaataaatgtctgtcGTCGCTGTGTGATGTCCAGTTTACTTTAGGTGTATTCATCCTGAAGATAGAGGAAGAGTCCTGTACTGAAGTTCATTCAACACAGAATGTTGTGTGGTATGATCCTACACACacgtacacgcacacacacacacacacacacacacacacacacacacacacacacacacacacacacacacacacacacacacactggcataTTGATCCTCCCACTCCATTTGAGGGCTGAGTTAATGGGTATTTCAGTGCTTGCTGGTAGCTTGCAGGATTGTTCAGGCtggcagaaatgtgtgtgtattgatctTATTcccagaagcagcagcagcagcagggaaggCCTCTGCCTGCTCAGCCATCGTCTGTGCAAAGCTCCTATTATTTATAGTTACACTAAGTATCCTCACAGGTATCTATTCATTGCTGAGTGCCCCTTTAAGATGTATTTAAGGGTGTTCTTCTGTGTTCTGTATTACATGAAATGGGTTAACTGATTTCCGGACACTTAACACTACACAGATAATTACAACAGATAACACACAGTTAGACACACATGTTACATCTATATTACAGCCATCTATAGtatgtttaatgtgtgtttcactttttttctatCAACTCGCTTTccactgtctttattttatcaatTTTTGTGGGTTTGGTGTTCTTCGGAAACCCATTCCCAAAAACGTTTTATATGGATACTGCAAAGGCCTCATTAACAAGGCTTTACCGATATTTGAAAAGGGGCTATATATGTTGAACTGTTTGAATATTATGAACCTTATTTGTGTGTTGATGACAATAACATCCTGTGTGTGGATGTTGATGCAGCTGCTGGACAAGCACAAGACCATGGACAGTATGGTGGAGCTGTTGAAGCTCtatgaggaggaagatgagacATATGGAGGACTGCTGGAGGCCTCCACCCAGCTGTACCAGTACCTGCTGCAGCCCTTCAGAGACATGAGGGAACTGGCAATGCTACGCAGACAGCAGATCAAGGTAACACTGATTTATGGACGTTAGCTACTATGGTTAACTAACAAACGTGGGAAGCTGGCTACAATGCAGATGTGCAGATGGAATGGTCATAAAAGATAATGGAAAGTCACAGGAAATGTCTCCTAAAATGCAgtttggtatgtgtgtgtgtgtgtgtgtgtgtgtgtgtgtgtgtgtgtgtgtgtgtgtgtgtgtgtgtgtgtgtgtgtgtgtgtgtgtgtgtgtgtgtgtgtgtgtgtgtgtgtgtgtgtgtgtgtgtttgactgtgatttattgtgaaaaatgcATTATGATCAGCAGAGCAAGATGGAGGCTGGTGAATGGATAAATGGTGGAAGTGATTATTTCAGTTCTGGTGGCCTATTTATCTGGCTCAATGACTCATATCAGTAAATTAAAATGACTGCAGTATCGCATTACTACCGAACATTCACCAATAttaaagaacaaacacagagctTTTTCCAACCTTGGAAACACCTCCCTGTCAGTGTTGTCCTTCTCCGCAGTTTCTGAAACACTTAGGATGTAGCTTTTGGGCATTGAGTGACAAATTGTGATCTGAAGTGCCATGGATCTCCAATTTCCTACAGTCTCACAGATTCATGAATAAATCATGGGGTGTGTGGCCCTATAGGTTTACTGCAGGTTCATGATGACTCTGATACACTGGGATCTCCAGCCAGGAATAAAAAGATGGAGAGGGCGgctgaaaaaaatcaagaaatcTGATGAAGCAGACTGACCACACCCAAAAATAGTTCAGATTTTTtgataaatgtttattttcatccactttatttatttgaagggGATAGTTTTTGGAGAatcctaaaaaaaataacatctgaATTACTGGAATACATGACAAAACATGTGTGTAgttaatcaaaataaaaccaatagtAGCTATCGCccaaaaaatcaaaacaatttCATTTGAAGCTTATCTTATTCCAAATAGACTATTCAAGTCCTAATATAGCCTTTATGTACCACTTTGTATTATTAAAGTCATCTGCTCTGTTCTGTGGAAGTAGTTTTAAGATTCTAGATagataaatacatgaataacaaatacactttatttatatagcatctTTCAAACAAAGTGATGAAGTGCTTTACATATAACCCAAACACATTCttcacatttatataatataattaacaaaaaaacctttaaaacacaggaaataaaacgAATCCTAGCAAGTAATTAAATGTGAGACCTCCAGCAGGTCGTTCCAACATCCAGGAGCCCTGACGGCAAAGGCTCTATCTCCTTTGTGTTTGGACTTGGACCTTGGAACGACCATCAGCGACACTTCCCAGGATCTCGGGTGAGGGAGGGGGCATAAGGCAATATAAGGTTGGATAAATAACTCGCAATGGCTCTCAGGGCTTTGTAAGTAATcagtaacattttaacattgattGAGGGAGCCAGTGAGAGGAGATTGAGGGTCGGTGTGATATTGTCATATCTCCAGACTCAGTTCACAGTTCAGAAAGTTGCAAAGACAAACCTGCTCACTTTATATGTTAATATTTTCTCATAGAAGTCAGGATTACTTTCTCCTCTGATCTAGAATCTACTTATTAGGTCAAAGTTAAGTCAGACCAAGTCCTGTCTTCATAGTCCAGTTGgtcttgtttttgtaaatgtagtGCATTCAGTTGCTCACAGAACAGCAGACCCCTGAGAGAGTGCTAGAAAAACTCACAGGTCCCACCGAGATTTGAACTCGGATCGCTGGATTCAGAGTCCAGAGTGCTAACCATTACACCATGGCACCTTATACAAACATGTGTTGTTGAGGGAGGTCGGAATCCTCAAATGAGCTGGTGCAACCAGGTCTATTTATAGCCTGCAGTGGCTGTATGTCCAGCTCAGCATGGCTCTCTGTGGCTCTTCACCTGAATTCCTGTAGCTGTGCTGGtgctttttaaatcaatttcagGATTACTTTCACCTCTGACCTAGAACCTACTTATTAGTAAGTCAAAGTTAAGTCAGACCAAGTCCTGTCTTCATAGTCCAGTTGgtcttgtttttgtaaatgtagtGCATTAGTTGCTCACAGAGCAGCAGACCCCTGAGAGAGTGGTAGAAAAACTCACAGGTCCCACCGAGATTTGAACTCGGATCGCTGGATTCAGAGTCCAGAGTGCTAACCATTACACCATGGCACCTTGTAAAATTGTGTTGTGGAGGGGGGTCGGAATCCTCAAATGAACTGGTGCAACCAGGTCTATTTATAGCCTGCAGTGCCTGTATGTCCAGCTCAGCATGGCTCTCTGTGGCTCTTCACCTGAATTCCTGTAGCTGTGCTTGTGCTTTTCTAATTaagtgtttgtcttttaaatcatgcatcattcatttatcattatttctgttttttaaatacttggAACTACAAATAGTGCTCTTGAACTGCGACAGGGACCGGTGTAATGTTGAATTTTCTCATCGTATAGCGATATGtcacataaaaatacacaaatctCATGAATAATACAAGTGAAAAAGGATGATGTGATGACAGTATTGTGTGAGAAATCCTCACTGTaaacaaagaaaggagagagatgAACAACAGTGTACTGATTATACTAAGACAAATTATGAATTTGAGTAACATCAGCCTAACCAGTGTCAGAGTATCAATGTGTCCTCTAATATTGTGATATGTTCAGAAAGGGTAAAACCATAGGCCATACAGAACAtattaaaagtagaaatgatgtgttttaagtTTCATTTAGACAGGGGGTTTTCATGTAAAAGTTATCTCACTCAGATGTATGTGAAGCCAACAGATCTTAAATTACACTAGGTATAGCAATGAAGGAAAAAGGCAAAGGAGTGGGCACCGGCAACCAGACAGCAGGAAATTGCAGTGTTAAATGATACTGGTGCACTGCTGAGTCGTGCAGTGTGAGCTCCAGCGAGGCTACCTATGGTCAGACTAATTTGCAGCTCTGTACCCTTTGCTGCTTACTTTACAACTTTTTATCTAGCACAGAAAGGTTTGTCTTCAGGAAATAATGGGGTTACAGTTTTTTGTTGCTCCACATGTCTGCGTAGGGGGACTTGGCGGTATCACATTATAATTATGGTCTTCACTTTCTACAATTGGTCGTACAAAGCACTTCTTAAACATTACAGTTTGTGTATAATGCTGGAATATCATGAGTTATAATAATTGCTTTTTAGGTGGTTTTAAATGGTGTAATGATTATCATtcttcattttaatgaaaaaagtgAGAAGgcattttcacagttttcaaTTGTCtgcacttttcatttcaaagttcAATCTAAATGGAGATTGTGCTGTTTTGAGCAGTTGAAACAGCCTTGTATGCTATCATCGTGTTTGCATagctgcatgcatgtgtgtgattttgCAGATGGTATAAAATACTCAGTCATGTCAGAGCGTGTGTGAGGGTTTGGCTCCCTCTTTAGGCCAGCTTTCTCTGGTGAAACCATTGAAAAGGACTGTTCATTTCTGACctatcttaaaggggccctgttacACTAATtcttcaggtttcataattgtattttgtgctctTAATTATCATAAACATTTCTATCACGATTTTCCTTCTGTTTTAATGAAGCCCATTTACTTTTACCCATTTGTGGCAGTTATGTATGGGTTTGTCACCACCTTTGAAACTCGTGTAAAGCcacatttcctctgtttttataaaactctttaatatatttcttcttctctctagTTAACATCTCTCTCGTAGTTCTTAGCCTTGCTGACAAAAATGTGTTCACCCCCCTCTACAGAATTCCTTGGAGAATGACTACCTGGGGCCGAGGCGGATTGAAGCTCTGAAAAAGGAGGACTCTGACTGGCAGAAGAAAGCTCAAGAGGCCGTCCTCAACATCCAGGAGTTTACTATAAAATACTTTGAGATCACTGCCAGAGCCCAGAAAGGTACAGTCTGCCATCGCTGTCACGGCCAGTGTCAAGTCAATAAAGCAACAGAGCAATGAATTtgaataatcacacacacacacacacacacacacacacacacacacacacacacacacacacacacacacacacacacacacacacacacacacacacacacacacacacacacacacacacacacacacacaggggtctGCTATTGACTTGTGTGGCTCTGAACACCAGGGCTAATGTGATTTGGTTTTAATGAGGCAGCACAGACAGCCATGGTTTGACAGGGACAGGAAGAAACAAGGACAAGCTATCGATCACACCGCTGTGCCAGCAGAGTGTCTGTGCAGGGTTACTCCACACCAGGCCCCTGCTTAGTCACGTCTTTCCTCCACTGCTGATTGGTCCATTTATTATCTGACACTTATTAGATCAAACCCCACGTAAGTGAGTGGCTTCAAGTACAAACTGGGATGAAAGAGGTTGTAATGTGCACATGTGGCCAGTAGATGTCTCCCTTTACATTATTGTAATCACTTGGTCATCACATTAAACGAGAAGACAGTGGGTGAAAACAAGGTTATCTGAGGAGAACGTTTCTTGATCGTGTTGGTGACTCATTTCACCAATAGAACACATAACTTAGATATGTGATATGTAGGCACTCATTCAAGTAatcttttccattttatgttactttataaTTCTATTCCACTAAAATTCAGAGGtatatattgtacttttactacagtTGAAAGATATAGATTAATGATAGACAATATGATCAACACTtcaataagactttagttactcctggagtaaattcacaagatACTCAACAAtaaattaagtaattaaaatgagtTCCTcttttaccagctttgatacatcagtaattataatcaaaacaaataatatatatgattctgaaatgggacaatttgcataataagtctttttatttttggcacgttgagtatattttgatgctaatacttttgtacttttacttgagtaacattttaaatgcaggacatTAACTCgtaacagagtattcccacACTCtgatatttctacttttactgaagtacaggatctgagtacttcttccacctctggataTGTGGAGGTGTCATTGccctttgtttgtgtttgtggacaGGAGTGTATGAGCGTATGAAGGTGGACCAGCGTAAGTTTGGTAAATCCTCATGGACAGCTGCGGTGGAGCGCATGGAGAGGCTCCGCTACTCTGTGGCAAAGGAAACTCTGCAGCTCCAGAGAGCCAGGGAGATCTGTCTggagcagaggaaacacacactacGAGATGAGGTGTGGTAGGAACAATCAACAACAccatacaaaaaacacatatgcacagacatagacacacacagatattcatTGTGTCTGAGTTTCTTGTCCTGTCCCCTCAGATGCAGAGTCTTTGTAGCAGTGAGAACGCCATGGCCCTCTTAGATCACATGGAGACACAGTACTATGAGCGGCAGCTGCAACTGTACGACATCCAGGCGGAGATACTACAGTGTGAAGAGCTGCTCCTCACCGCGCAACTGGACAGCATTCGCAGACAGATTTCTGGTATTTTGGCACATCTGGCACATCTGGCACAAGTAACAACAGCATAGAAAACAGACAGCAAAACACATGGACAGGTTGTACTTCACAATAAAATATTATGTTTAGTTGACTTAGTTGAGTTAagttatttgacattttgagttgAGTCTACTGTATAACATCTCTCGCAGAAGAGGATGAGGATACAAACTACTGACCACGAtactcctctctcttttcctcattcTCTCTTTACAAAGTTGTGTCAAGGGCTATTGGGGCTTGCCAAATATATAGCTTGCCACCGACAAAATCCTACAGTTCTAGACAGAAAGGTGAAAAGTGCAAACTCTTTTCTTTGCAGCGTTTATGTTGGCTGACACAGAGCCTCTAAGTTACCTCAAAGTGAcctgaaaatatatttctttctcATTTGAGAGTCAAGAAACTGTACGTAGATATTTAAATTAGtatttttagtttgtaaaaTAATCCTTACAACACACTACATTTTACTAAATGTTCTGTGCTGTTGGATGTGCATGAACCTACACGACAGTCTGAATAAGTACTCTATGAAGTgtcagtcaaacacacagagacctataccacaagtgtgtgtgtgtgtgtgtgtgtgtgtgtgtgtgtgtgtgtgtgtgtgtgtgtgtgtgtgtgtgtgtgtgtgtgtgtgtgtgtgtgtgtgtgtgtgtgtgtgtgtgtgtgtgtgtttcagagcatCAGGATGAGGTGGTGTACTATGACACCGTTGAAAGTACAGATGACATAAAGCAGGATGATCACGCTGAGAGGGAAGAGCTGCGCAGACTTCAGGTCAGCGCTCGACAGCTGGAGGCAAGAAGGGGGCGCATCACTGCCAAGCGCTCCTATCTGAGGAACAAAAGGGTGTGTAAACCTTACAGTCACACTTACTGAAGTGTATCCTTGATTATacatactatatatatttatgttgttcGATATATAGAATGGACTGTGTACTGATTGATTGTTCTTTATATATAAGTTATTCTTGAAAAAGTTCCTgttatctttttcttcttgcaATTGTAGTATAGGTTGTAGTATGATGCATGCTGTGTGGATGAGTCTGTTacggttttgtttttctctcatcaGGAGATCTGTGTATCAAATCACACTCAGAAACAGCAGAAACGTCAAGCCTTACCCAAGGACTCCCATCAGATCTTACAGGTAGATGCTTTTTTATAGTAATATCTGATATAATAATACTGCAAAGACTTGTTGTTAACTCTAACCTTACCATCACTTCTACATTTTCAgctaaaaaaggaagaagaggaagatgaggagaggaagaatAGCAGAGTTAGTCAGGAGAGGCAGAGAACTCTGGACAGACTACGCACTTTCAAGCAGGTGTGTGCCCTCCGATAAAAGTAAATAtcaacatgtttctttttttttcatcttacTCGTCTTCCATCTCGCCGTGTCTTTCTCCAGCGGTACCCCGGTCAGGTGATCCTGAAGTCCATCCGACTTCGCGTCACCAGAAGAAGAGAGCGTGGCAGGAGCATGGAGATGAGTAGCGTGGGTGAGAGGGAGGAGCGAGTGCAGGGCCACCCGCTGTGTCTCAGCACCAGCGTGCAGACGGACCCCAGCTCCACGCTCACCACTCAGCCCGTCACAGCCTTCACAGCATCCCTTCCTCCGCTGCCTGTGCACAGTCCTGCAgactcctcctgctctccctgCTCCCTGTCCTCCCTATTGGCATCCCCCatgtcccctcctcctccacctcctcctccaccaccccTGCCAATAATGGAGGAGTTGTCACCTACTGCTAGCCCAGGTCGGCATGGGCAGAAAGTCAAGGGGAAGATCGGAACAGCAGAAGACCTCTCCCCCCTCGGGCCATTCATCCCTCGCTTCTTTGACAGCAGCCAACTGTTGAACGCCCGGAAGAAGCTGAGGAAGACTCCAGAGTTAGACTCTCACAGCAGAAGAGGTACTGACACCATTTAGTGATATATACGTTTCATTAAGATCACCAAGTTACTGTAGCCTAttcacttacttacttactgtAAAATactggaaatacaaaaaaaacctataaaagGTCCATCACAATCTCCCTTTTTCCCTTCCTGTATTCAGAGAGCTCTCCCATGGACGAGGTGCTAGCCTCCCTGAAGAGA of the Eleginops maclovinus isolate JMC-PN-2008 ecotype Puerto Natales chromosome 12, JC_Emac_rtc_rv5, whole genome shotgun sequence genome contains:
- the LOC134874112 gene encoding junction-mediating and -regulatory protein-like — encoded protein: MSFTMEDNFESGWVAVRPNAFEDKEKHTFVFIVAWNEVEDKFAITCHNRTVQRRSFGRDQQAEATGQDGDQTKWPESPIRDKVARSPSKGVCSPKTKSIIAQTISPVKIPSVISDAEVLKPLREDQLSPSLDILDLEELDSLNREDCSWAGLFSFQDLRSVHQQLCSVNSDLEPCLPVFPEEPAGMWTVLFGMAEVPETELDELCYSLQRYLSHSLDICGWKILSQVLFTEKDDPDEYYESLSELRQSGYEEALNRATKHLQELLDKHKTMDSMVELLKLYEEEDETYGGLLEASTQLYQYLLQPFRDMRELAMLRRQQIKNSLENDYLGPRRIEALKKEDSDWQKKAQEAVLNIQEFTIKYFEITARAQKGVYERMKVDQRKFGKSSWTAAVERMERLRYSVAKETLQLQRAREICLEQRKHTLRDEMQSLCSSENAMALLDHMETQYYERQLQLYDIQAEILQCEELLLTAQLDSIRRQISEHQDEVVYYDTVESTDDIKQDDHAEREELRRLQVSARQLEARRGRITAKRSYLRNKREICVSNHTQKQQKRQALPKDSHQILQLKKEEEEDEERKNSRVSQERQRTLDRLRTFKQRYPGQVILKSIRLRVTRRRERGRSMEMSSVGEREERVQGHPLCLSTSVQTDPSSTLTTQPVTAFTASLPPLPVHSPADSSCSPCSLSSLLASPMSPPPPPPPPPPLPIMEELSPTASPGRHGQKVKGKIGTAEDLSPLGPFIPRFFDSSQLLNARKKLRKTPELDSHSRRESSPMDEVLASLKRGSFHLRKVDQRALPPSTDDDDPNSILAQIRKGVKLKCVPRKERKDQGELPASTDPLTRSIHEALRRIKEASPESDSDEDGNDSWES